From one Meles meles chromosome 18, mMelMel3.1 paternal haplotype, whole genome shotgun sequence genomic stretch:
- the ZNF286A gene encoding zinc finger protein 286A isoform X1 gives MDASQQSPRREGRKEDDEAAGASRCCARRSLNCVGDRNIRNPEQVVIMETDLADKPEKKALSSQDSPFSPEQSAEEGEVAALRLTARSQASMTFKDVAMDFTPEEWGKLDPAQREVMLENYKNLVSLWLPVSKPESYNLENGKEPLVLERKAPKSNYSDLETKPEGKDSTSVQDLSNESCQTAIIDRLTRNSVYDSSLETALECEDWLENQQENQERHLREMLSHVNSLPEERALERDVYWENLSPKSVLLAQDRAPRGSYAFHTLEKRLKQKSNLMKKQRTYKEKKPHKCDDCGELFTYHSVLIRHQRVHTGEKPYSCSECGKSFSHRANLTKHQRTHTRILFECSECKKAFTESASLAIHQRIHIGERPYECSECGKGFNRSTHLVQHQLIHTGVKPYECNECDKAFIHSSALIKHQRTHTGEKPYKCQECGKAFSHCSSLTKHQRIHTGEKPYECSECGKTFSQSTHLVQHQRIHTGEKPYECNECGKTFSRSSNFAKHQRIHIGKKPYKCNECGKAFIHSSALIQHQRTHTGEKPYRCDECGKSFKCSSSLIRHQRIHTEEQL, from the exons ATGGACGCCTCCCAGCAGAGCCCccggagggagggcaggaaggaggacgACGAGGCCGCGGGGGCTTCTCGCTGTTGTGCCCGGAGAAGTCTGAACTGCGTGGGAGATCGGAATATTCGGAACCCGGAGCAGGTAGTGATCATGGAGACCGACTTGGCCGACAAGCCTGAGAAGAAAG CTCTGTCTTCCCAGGACTCTCCCTTTTCCCCAGAGCAGAGcgcagaagagggagaagtggcAGCTCTGCGCCTCACAGCTAGATCCCAG GCATCAATGACGTTCAAGGACGTGGCCATGGACTTCACCCCAGAGGAGTGGGGGAAGCTGGATCCCGCACAAAGGGAGGTGATGCTGGAGAACTATAAGAACCTGGTCTCGCTTT GGCTTCCGGTTTCTAAACCTGAGAGCTACAATTTGGAGAATGGAAAAGAACCATTGGTGCTTGAGAGAAAAGCCCCCAAAAGCAACTATTCCG aCCTGGAGACTAAACCTGAGGGCAAAGACTCAACTTCAGTGCAAGATCTTTCCAATGAATCCTGCCAGACGGCAATAATAGATAGACTGACAAGGAATAGTGTCTATGACTCCAGCTTGGAAACAGCTCTTGAATGTGAAGACTGGCTAGAGAATCAGCAAGAAAATCAGGAGAGACACTTGAGAGAAATGCTCAGCCATGTGAATTCACTCCCTGAAGAAAGAGCTCTCGAGCGTGATGTTTACTGGGAAAACCTGAGTCCAAAGTCTGTTCTTCTCGCTCAAGACAGAGCTCCCAGAGGATCCTATGCCTTCCATACCCTTGAAAAAAGGTTGAAACAGAAATCAAACTTAATGAAAAAGCAAAGAACCTATAAAGAGAAGAAACCTCATAAATGCGATGATTGCGGTGAACTCTTCACGTACCATTCAGTGCTTATCCGACACCAGAGGGTCCATACTGGAGAGAAGCCCTATAgctgcagtgaatgtgggaaatcttttaGCCACAGAGCTAATTTGACTAAACATCAGAGGACTCATACTAGAATTCTTTTTGAATGCAGTGAATGCAAGAAGGCCTTCACAGAAAGTGCATCCCTTGCAATACATCAGCGAATTCACATTGGAGAGAGACCGTATGAGTGCAGTGAATGTGGAAAAGGGTTTAATCGAAGTACACATCTTGTGCAGCATCAGTTGATTCATACTGGGGTGAAGCCTTATGAGTGTAATGAATGCGATAaagctttcattcattcatcagctcTCATTAAACATCAACGgactcatactggagagaaaccctataaatgtCAGGAATGCGGGAAAGCCTTCAGCCACTGCTCATCCCTTACtaaacatcagagaattcatactggagaaaaGCCATATGAATGTAGCGAATGTGGGAAAACCTTCAGTCAGAGCACACATCTTGTTcagcatcagagaattcatactggggAGAAACCCTACGAGTGTAACGAATGTGGGAAAACCTTCAGCCGGAGCTCAAATTTTGCtaaacatcagagaattcatattGGAAAGAAACCatacaaatgtaatgaatgtggaaaagccttcatccattcatcagctcTAATTCAACACCAGAgaactcatactggagagaaaccctacagATGCGATGAATGTGGGAAAAGCTTTAAGTGCAGCTCATCCCTCATCAGACATCAAAGAATTCATACTGAAGAGCAGCTCTGA
- the ZNF286A gene encoding zinc finger protein 286A isoform X2: MDASQQSPRREGRKEDDEAAGASRCCARRSLNCVGDRNIRNPEQVVIMETDLADKPEKKEQSAEEGEVAALRLTARSQASMTFKDVAMDFTPEEWGKLDPAQREVMLENYKNLVSLWLPVSKPESYNLENGKEPLVLERKAPKSNYSDLETKPEGKDSTSVQDLSNESCQTAIIDRLTRNSVYDSSLETALECEDWLENQQENQERHLREMLSHVNSLPEERALERDVYWENLSPKSVLLAQDRAPRGSYAFHTLEKRLKQKSNLMKKQRTYKEKKPHKCDDCGELFTYHSVLIRHQRVHTGEKPYSCSECGKSFSHRANLTKHQRTHTRILFECSECKKAFTESASLAIHQRIHIGERPYECSECGKGFNRSTHLVQHQLIHTGVKPYECNECDKAFIHSSALIKHQRTHTGEKPYKCQECGKAFSHCSSLTKHQRIHTGEKPYECSECGKTFSQSTHLVQHQRIHTGEKPYECNECGKTFSRSSNFAKHQRIHIGKKPYKCNECGKAFIHSSALIQHQRTHTGEKPYRCDECGKSFKCSSSLIRHQRIHTEEQL, encoded by the exons ATGGACGCCTCCCAGCAGAGCCCccggagggagggcaggaaggaggacgACGAGGCCGCGGGGGCTTCTCGCTGTTGTGCCCGGAGAAGTCTGAACTGCGTGGGAGATCGGAATATTCGGAACCCGGAGCAGGTAGTGATCATGGAGACCGACTTGGCCGACAAGCCTGAGAAGAAAG AGCAGAGcgcagaagagggagaagtggcAGCTCTGCGCCTCACAGCTAGATCCCAG GCATCAATGACGTTCAAGGACGTGGCCATGGACTTCACCCCAGAGGAGTGGGGGAAGCTGGATCCCGCACAAAGGGAGGTGATGCTGGAGAACTATAAGAACCTGGTCTCGCTTT GGCTTCCGGTTTCTAAACCTGAGAGCTACAATTTGGAGAATGGAAAAGAACCATTGGTGCTTGAGAGAAAAGCCCCCAAAAGCAACTATTCCG aCCTGGAGACTAAACCTGAGGGCAAAGACTCAACTTCAGTGCAAGATCTTTCCAATGAATCCTGCCAGACGGCAATAATAGATAGACTGACAAGGAATAGTGTCTATGACTCCAGCTTGGAAACAGCTCTTGAATGTGAAGACTGGCTAGAGAATCAGCAAGAAAATCAGGAGAGACACTTGAGAGAAATGCTCAGCCATGTGAATTCACTCCCTGAAGAAAGAGCTCTCGAGCGTGATGTTTACTGGGAAAACCTGAGTCCAAAGTCTGTTCTTCTCGCTCAAGACAGAGCTCCCAGAGGATCCTATGCCTTCCATACCCTTGAAAAAAGGTTGAAACAGAAATCAAACTTAATGAAAAAGCAAAGAACCTATAAAGAGAAGAAACCTCATAAATGCGATGATTGCGGTGAACTCTTCACGTACCATTCAGTGCTTATCCGACACCAGAGGGTCCATACTGGAGAGAAGCCCTATAgctgcagtgaatgtgggaaatcttttaGCCACAGAGCTAATTTGACTAAACATCAGAGGACTCATACTAGAATTCTTTTTGAATGCAGTGAATGCAAGAAGGCCTTCACAGAAAGTGCATCCCTTGCAATACATCAGCGAATTCACATTGGAGAGAGACCGTATGAGTGCAGTGAATGTGGAAAAGGGTTTAATCGAAGTACACATCTTGTGCAGCATCAGTTGATTCATACTGGGGTGAAGCCTTATGAGTGTAATGAATGCGATAaagctttcattcattcatcagctcTCATTAAACATCAACGgactcatactggagagaaaccctataaatgtCAGGAATGCGGGAAAGCCTTCAGCCACTGCTCATCCCTTACtaaacatcagagaattcatactggagaaaaGCCATATGAATGTAGCGAATGTGGGAAAACCTTCAGTCAGAGCACACATCTTGTTcagcatcagagaattcatactggggAGAAACCCTACGAGTGTAACGAATGTGGGAAAACCTTCAGCCGGAGCTCAAATTTTGCtaaacatcagagaattcatattGGAAAGAAACCatacaaatgtaatgaatgtggaaaagccttcatccattcatcagctcTAATTCAACACCAGAgaactcatactggagagaaaccctacagATGCGATGAATGTGGGAAAAGCTTTAAGTGCAGCTCATCCCTCATCAGACATCAAAGAATTCATACTGAAGAGCAGCTCTGA